The nucleotide window cgttgcACGCCTTTTACCAAGCGGGTGCGAGCAGCTGaagcacatacgcacgcacgccgccgggTGCCGTagagaagaaaggagagCACATAAAAGATGATGCGAGAGTGAGAAGTAAATGGGTCAGCCCATGCTAGCTCGTGTGTGGACGCGAAGTCACTGACAGAAAGAGgcggcaaggaggaggcgacgtgCGCCCCAGTGCCACCACCATCCTCTACGCCTAGATCTGTGCGCACtcacatgcgcgcgcgccgtcagcagcagaaTCGGCCTGACATGCCCTGAGGAGCCCTCATAGATGCGAGTGCATCCGGCAGAAGGCCCTGAAACGGGAAGCAGAGATGAATTCCAACAGGGGGAGAGACGTGTGCGGGTCGgtgcagaggcgcacgcaccagcagcgacagacAGCTGCGCTTACACTTACTATGTGTGCATCGACCGTGTGtccggcagcgcctccagcaggtCCAAGATGCTcaccgcggcggctcgcGGGACACTCGACGGTAGATCGGCGTTGCCTGTAGCGCTTGGCGGCCCATCATCCGCTTCGCTCTCCGTGGAGGACATCACCACCGTCTGCGGTGATGATGTCCGCAGGTCAACTGCGCCTGACGCAGCAGTGGCCCCATTCGACACGAATGGCACGGCAGGGCGAGACGGACTCACCCGCGTCGCCCGTCGCTGTTGTGGCGGCGAGCCCTTCCGTGGAGTCGAGGACAgccgtggaggagctgcggcactgcGTGGCGGTACCTCATGTGGAGGTGTGGCAAACTGAGCCGCGGCCCACGCACGATGTAGCTCCTCCAGCCGAGCCTCAACTTGCCCGTCCTGCAATTTGCCGACTCGCGGAAGCCCcagcgcgcggcgcagcagcgcattcTCCTTCCGCAGTTCCTGCACCTTCTCCTCAAGCGCCATCCGCGCCTGCgtcgcggcgtcgacgtgcACGACCGGTGTCGCGCGAATGTGGCGCGCCCGCTCCGCGTAGTGGAGCGTGCGCAGAGACTCCtcgaggtgcagcgcgctcgGACTCACGCAGGCGACCATCACGGTTCGGCCGTGCCCATCCAGGCTGTGCATGAGGAGCTGAGTGAGAACGCTTGAACGGTAGGGAATGaatggcggcggctgcgttgACGCCTTCGCCGGTGGCATAGCATCGGACGGTgcaggcggcgaggcggagaggagcTCCAGCACACGACCGAGGGTGAAGAGGGACTTGTTGATAGACCCCGCCTCCGCATTGCTGGCCGAAAGCGTCTTCTTGAGACGCTCCGATCCAGCAAGATCCACAAAGACGAGTCGCCCGTACCGGATGGACGAGAGGGGAGCTGAGGCgccaggcggcggcgaggacgacggTGCGCCGTCACTGTCGACACCCTCCGCAGAGGTtgcagcggccgcctcgtCTCGCACTTCGAAGAAGACGGTGAAGACGACGTGCGAGCGGCTGCTGTCCAGGTTGAGTGcgtggctgccgcgctgccgatTTCGCTGtccctcgcgcagcaccagcaggaAGTCCtcgcggccgcggcactCCACCATCAGTGAGCCCTCTACGAAGAAAGACGAGGCTGCGGCCGaccagcggcaccgcaccCCGTCGCCACCATCTGGTTGGAGCAAGTCGTAGAGGGACTCTTGGTAAAGTTCGACGTAGGAGCACttcgccgtcaccaccgtGGCCGCGGAGGCAGAAGCTCCAACAGacgcgccgctgacgccaccatcatcgccgcgATCAGCTGAGCCCTttccggcgccgtcgctgtctcTGCGCTTGCTCTTGAGCTTCCTTGACGTCCGACGCAGCTCCTTGAGTCGACGCGCGATGTAGTGCACAGCCTGGTACTGCAGCCCATCCTCGGCGACCAGCGGCGTAGGGGCGTCGGAGACGGGCCCCGCAGTCGCCGGCGCGGGGAGCGTCCGCCCGCTCAGCGAGTacgtcttgccgctgcctgtTTGCCCAAAGCAAAGTACCGTCACCACCTCACCCGcaagcgccgcctcgcacagCGCCGGCATCTCCAACATGTCGAAGAACTCCTCCTGCGTCGTGCTGGGGCCGGCGCAGTAGTCAAAGGCGTAGACCCTCGCTGTCTCGCTACTacccccgccgccaccgccgccgttccCGAGGCTATGCGGTGGTGATTGACGGGTAGGCATGGAGGGCCGATGAGCGCTGCGTCCATGTCCGGCCCCCCCggccggcggccgcagcacctccagcatGTATGGGCTAGACATGGGTCGCGTGAGTCGGCCCGCAGCTGTGACCACACGAATGACTTCGGAATACGACGACTTCGTCCCGCCGGTGTCGCGCATGTGGCAGTCGCCCTGCAGCTGTGtcggtggcgatgcgctTGGTGCGGGTGCCATCTCCGTCTCCATCAAGGGGCGGACACGTACCGCAGCCTTCACACgagtcggcggcggtggcggaggcaaTGGAACGACCGAAGCAGTGGAGGGGCCAGTGGTCGCCACTGCAGAGATGCTACTAGGTCCATCCGTGTTGCCTTCAGTGACGGAGCTGAGGCGCGAGCCACGCCGTGTTATCATCCTGCCCGAAGTCGATATGGTTTGACGTGGGCCTGGCCTGTGCGCCTCGTCGCACGCCTATGTATAGGTGTGGGGGAGCGTCGAAGGACTGCCTGTGGTACGGCTACTGTACAGACGTGGTCGTTCGTGTTCGGCTGTGAGTGACGTCGACGAAGGTCAGTTGATCGCTgagcccacccaccccctcctgcgctcttccctcttcccccgtCACGCAGTCCGCCCTCCGTCTTTCGTCCTCGATACGTTTTACGAGaaggcgcaccgccgccacagccgaATGTGCAGAGCAACGCAGAAAAGGTTGAGTGCGTCTCTTTGTTTCTTCAACGCGTCACGCCACAGCGAGCAAGTTGATActcgcgcgcatgcacgacTGCAGCTCACCTGCCTCTGTGGCACGGCTGCAATGCCAAGGGAAACAGGGCTAACCAACACCGCCTGGCGTCGTTCAGCCCACTGCAGACAGCGCAGGCTCCGTCCAGGGCGGCGCTCAACGCCACCCGAAACGCAGCGAAGGCAGAAGAGCGGCGGACAGATGTGTGCGGTcgtcgagagagaggagataccaaggaaggaagggaggagtGATGAGTGAAGGATAtggtcgggggagggggagggcgcacgcatgcacacatacgcggCGAAGATGTTTGCAAAGAGTGGCCGTAGTAGAACTGGCGCACCAGCGAGGGAGGCACATGTGCATGCGGCTCCAGACCCAGGAGGAGTAGGAGGTGCTCGCGGGCCTTCATGATCACTCCAACGGTAGCAGAAACTGTCCTCACGCGAGCCTCCGTCTGCCCGCGCGGATCGGCAAAAGGCCTAAAAGGAGCTCgttctcccccctccgcttttgcacaggcacgcacggaTACGCATCCCTCTCTGTTCACATATCATTGCTTGGCGCGTCACCAGCAGTGCTCACTGTAAGATGAGCACCCCGTACCTCTGCGCAGAACGATACACCATAGATAcgaaaggagaagggcaaGGCAGGAGACGGGGCGCCAACACAACATGCGAGCGAGGAGACATCGTCaggcggcgcctccgcctcatAGCCATCACACTCGACGCTTTCCTCACCaccgtcccccccccctccccccgcctctctctatcgcgcctcctcggcatcGTCTTTCGGCCCAATGAAAACGTACAGTGAAGGTGCATATGTACATGGGTGAGTTGGTGGGGAgacctcccccctcccgacAGCGATGGCACCGTGGGCATTCCATGCGAAGGAGAGTGGCGCCCCGGTGTGTGAGACGCGCTGGCACCACTTTGCCAGTCTTGGCGCAAGTCCCTTGCACTTGAAGAAGCCACCCTGTATTTCACTGCAATGAGGCGCGGGCGCAGGCAGCTGAGGAAGATGCGCACGGGCGTAGGCGCCGCTACTTCGTCTTCCTTTTCCCGggggtgctgccgccgctgctgctcgccccGCGTGAGGTCGTCGGCTTTAAtgttgccgcagcagcgccgctgccgtcgggGTTAGCACCAGCGCAATCGAGACGCCCACTTTCTGCCGATGGCGTTGACAGCCCAAGCGCGCGCTCCAGAGCCACGACACGCTGGAGAatgcggtgctgccgcgcagccaACGCATCCTCGATGCTTGCGTACACGGCCTGCACGGCCTCGTTTGTTCTCGGCTTCTCGAAGAAGAGGTGAAcatcggcggcgtgctgctcggctcGCTGATgtgccgccgtctgcgcaaGCTCTTCCTCGTAGGCAGCCCGGTACGCCGCGGCCTCTTTGGCCTGCTCCGCGCGTAAGGTCTCCATGGCTGTCGGCGGTACCGTCAACTCAGGCGCTGCGGGGAGATTAGaggtggcagcagccgcggcctcggcggcattagcggcggcggcgtccttGGAGGCGCCCCTGATGGCGCGCTTAGAGTGTGTGCGAGGCCGCCCGCTCACGGGTTTGCCGTGCCCCGAGGCGGATGTCGGGCGAGGagactgctgcggcgtcgcggcaccACCAACGGTCGCATCGCCACCCGCTACTTCATCGCGTGTCGCGGACAAGGTCGAAATGTTGCCGCTGCAACTACTTCGTTGAAGAGCAGAGAGACGAGTGGCAtcccgcagcggcagcacgggCATTGGCGTCTCCACCTGCACTGAGAAACACAcgggcgcgcgcgccgacggTGAGAGGGTGCTCATCGGCTGCTGAGCGTGCGAGGTCACACACATGTGCAGGGCAGTGTGCGAGAGGAGATCCTCCTCGACGACAAACTGCAAGAAGCCGTCAAGCTCGTCCTTCGTCAAGAAGATGTTCTCCGGCGGCATGGCCGCCACGCGTGCCAACCGCTGCTCCTCAGCCTCCAtctcctgctgctgtagctgctgcagcttcgccttctccgcgcGAGACGGCTTTGCCACGCCGGCAGCCGTCATGCCGGAGATGCTGCGCATAGGGCCGCCGCTCAAGCTTGTTGACCGCGGTTGCGTAAGGGCCACAGCTGCGCTCACGACCGGTTCGCGGGGCACCTGCCGCCACGCCCACTCGTGCTCCAGCTCCCACTGGACGAATCGCTGCAGCTCCCCATGGAGCGCCTCGGCGTGCGTCGCGTACAACAGCGGCGtgggcacggcggcggcgaggctgGCCACTGTCCCTGCAAGGTCGTCCTGCTCTGAGCTAGGCGTAGCTCCCGCAGCCGTGATCGCGCTCAGGCGGCGCCCCTTCTTGGAcgccctgccgccgctgccctccttGCCGTGAGACAAGGCCGAACCGCCGGCCGACCCGTGctccccaccaccggcgcTACCACAACTCGCATTGCCGCTGTGGAAGTGAGACGGTGGGATATTCCTCTGCGGGTTTCCGTcagacagcagcagcggtacgATGGGCGTCTCTGCGGAGACATCGGCGTCGCCACGAACCAGCGAGCGGTACTGCCGCCACCAGTTGAGCAGATGCATCGTCTTGAGCGCCCCGAAGCCCTCCCTGGCGCAGTACTGAATGAACTCAACGTGCTGGTCCACTTCGATCTGATGACCAAGGTGCACCCAGTAATCctcgaggcgcagcgcctggGCGACGAGGGCGGTCAGGTAGAAGGCGCCGGCCTCCGCATTGGTGAGCGTGCTAGTGGCGCCTCCACGGCAGGAGCGATCTAGCATCGCGTTCGGAACGCTGACCTCGTTCCAAGTAGACGCCGCTCGTGAGAGCGTAGAGGCAGATGGGGAGACCGAGCAAGGGCCGacgggcgctgctgccgtcgtggGCGTCGTCGACCGCGTCTCCCCACCGCCACTAGCGGTGCGAGCGATATTGGCAGAGGACGAGAAGGGCGCCATGGAGGCGCCGAAGGCGTGCTCCGAGACATCTGCTGCCCCGCTCTTTGCGGGGCCACCGGCGCTGTTCGGCGCCGTGTTCAGGCCCTCGGCGGCGGGGATACTCGAGAAGTCACCCGCAGCAATGGACAAGAGCTGCTGTACGGTATCGGTGGTGTCGAGGGAGGGCTCGGCGAAGTTGAACCCGGGGGCGTCGTTTAGGCCGCGGTGGGAGCTGCCGATGCTGCCCTTGGGAGGCCCCATTTTGTGGGCGCGCGCCGGGGAGATGGTAGCCCCACGAAGCGCACCGCAGTGCGAGATGCAAGAGCGAGGAGGGTATGAGAAGAGGGAAAACTCACTATGGCGCTTCcgatctgtgtgtgtgtgtgtgtgtcgggaCAAAGGAGGAGTTCGGGTGGCGTGACGATGGCAGCGGGCagttcgtgtgtgcgcgttggTTGGCGCCAATGCGAGCGCTGCacaaagaaagcgagagggTGGAAGGAGATGTacaagagaggggagagtcacgcatgcacacatcCGCACACTCGAGGGCACAGACATATACATAtgtctgtgcctgtggggggagagagagacaggggGGGAGCAGGAGGGATACATGTAAGGGTGCGCGTCTGAGAGAGCCGCCATGGACGCACGCCTGCGGTCCCTCACCCATCCTCCATCATCACCAAAGGTAAGTCATCGGATTAGGGCAGTGTTAGTGCGAGGGCGAGTGCTAGTGCCGCCCCGGGCATTGCAAGTGCAccgacgcacacagacgcgcgcgtccccccaccgccaccaccaccagggATCACCTCCTCACTGCATGCCACGCACGCCCAACCGTGACGACGATCACGATGATGccacggcagtggcgggtGCTGTGGGCGTCCCCCTCATTCTTGTAGTTGCCTTTCTTTGCGAGGtcgagagaaagagagagtcTATGTCGAGATCTAAGTGGAAGACGGCGAGCGAGTGAGTGAGCGGGAGAAGAAGGGGCGGTAGACACGCGCCTgcatgcacgtgcacacacacacacgcatggcCAGGAGTCGCTGGACAGCACAAAAAAGAGATGGCACTATTTTGTCAGGGGCGTGAATGCGGTGTCGGTCAAtcaaagagagggggagggcaccGACGCGGCCTTGCGGAGGCTTCGTCTACAATGCAGCCATGCAGACCAGCGCGTCGTCAGGCAACGCCGCACGGAGGCAGAAGTTGAACGAGTCAGTAGAGTGGGATGTGAGAGAGTGAGAAAGGGAGTGAGGGGTAggcgtgtatgtatgtggGTGGATGGAGGCGACATGCACGCTATGGTGATGCGCCTGCAGGTGAGCCTCTGCGTCTTGTACCTTTTTATTCCTTGTCACGCAACCAAGTTGACtgttggggaggggggaaggctTCGGCAAGCCACCGAttcgccccaccccctcacgTACACAAAACACGTACCGCCTCACGCCACTCGTCCCTGATGCCTTCCCATACCTGTCGTCGAACGCATACACCTTTATTGATACGcttgcacgcatgcacagtACAGGCCAGCCCCTCTCGATAATTGCGACACCAACAGCGGAGAGGAGATACAAATACAGGTATGAACTGAGCGGAGCGGAAAAAGATGCGTACGCGAGCAtcgacgtgtgtgtgtgtgtgtgtgtgtgtgtgtgagtcaccgggaggagggaggggagtgtgcggcggcgtcagcgtCGCTTTAGGACGTTGCGCAGGTGAttcgcctccgtcgccgtcgcaaAGCCGAAGACCACCTGCGAGGGCCGAGTCGAAGTGCGCGCGACGACGGTGTACTGCCGCTCTTCGATGTGCTCGTCCTCCTGCACTACTCTCGTCGTGAAGACGTCCAACACGCTGGCCAGCGGAACCTTGATGGTctgcttccctcccttcgGATTGCGCTGCGACCATCGCAGGCACTCCTGCTTCAAGTCGATCGTGACGAGGCCGCTCAGCGACGTTTTGAAGGTTCCGACCAGACTCCAGAGGGGGCGGACGCagtagcgctgctgcactaAACCACCACCcgcggcggaagcggcgacaGCATCCATCACGGGTGCAGCGCAGACGGTAGAAGTACAGTTCGGGTGCAACGCATCCGCACCAACAAAAAGCTCCTCACCGACCGGAATCGCGCTGAGCCCGGCGAACATCCCGGGGCAGACGCGTGGCACAGTaagacgctgcgccgcactcTCCGCTGCCGGCTGCGCCACGTAGAATGACGGTCGAGAGGTGggcgtcggctgctgcgatgctgcctgcaccggcagcggcggcggctctgccCAAGAGCGTGCACGCTTGTAGGAGCTCACGGTGCTGTCCATGCTGCTGTCGTTCCCGCTGTAGTCGCTGTAatcgctgcggtggcggcgcgtgtgtgaggtGATCGGGATCGTGGGAGGCAGGCACAGGCCTCGACGTTCCGGCTGCTGTACCGGCAGCGAGGACGTGTTGCCACCCAGCGCAGAGGTAGCTGCGCGGCCTTTGTCGCTGGTGGCATGGCCACCGCTGAAGGGGCGGCGCAGGACGGCGCCCCCGgcgtgctcgagggcggCCGTCGCGCGGCGGACcgcctcttcgtcgtcggCTCGCCGGCGAGACgttggctgctgccgctgcttcaccGCAGAAGCATTCGCGTGGTGAGACGTAGAgtggctgcgcgaggtgctCATCTTAAGCGGCCACTGTCGCCTCTCCGTGCCGCTGTTGTTACTGAAATCCGCCTCCTCAAAGAAGTTGGGCAACGAGCGACGAGGGTGCGCATCTTTGCCGCGAttgccaccgctgtcgctgccgctggcggtggcggtagtggtggtggtggtggtacgCGTTACCGTCTGCGCTGGCGATGGCGCAACACCGCACGGAGTGCTCTTGCCATGGGATGGCCCGGTCTCGTGCAGCGTGTTCACGTCCatcgcgcgcagcgcagtgCGTCTTGACGGGAGAGCGGCACCCGTGGCTTCCGGGCGGCCGCCGTACGCCATCTCGTcgccgccccgccgcggCTCTCCGCGACGGAACCCAGGAcgcaggagagaggcggggccTGGCGTGACGTGTCCGCTGCTGTaggccgaggaggcgacgctgaGGGAGCGGGGCACGGTGACAGCCTCCGAGTTGGGCGAGATCACCTTCACGCGAGGGCCAGTACGAGGCGCCATCGTGCTCTCCTTCTAAAggtgttcttttttttttggtgagTGTAGATGCGTGTGCCGGTTGCTGGGTGGATCGCTCTGGGCGGTTGCTTTCCCTCCGTCTATATGTCGCCTCGATAGGGTACTCAGCCAAGCGTGAAGGCATGCGAATGCtgccgcgtgcgctgctcaCTCGTCGCCCTGGGGAGCATCTACGTTGTgcgggtgagggtgaggacGAGAGGtcaaaggggggaggggagaccAAGGGGAGATGAGGCGCGCAAGTACAacaacacacatacagaaGAGAAGCACGAAAGGGATGGAGGAAGGCTGCGAAAGCACGGCAGAGGCACGGGCATGCGCCTGCTAGCCTGTCTATGAGTGCGTGGtggacggagagagagggcgagaggaggatgcgTGCATGTCTACGATGATCCGCTGCTTTGGCCGAGCGCGCTGACAGCAGCGTGTaaacacagacagacagagagagagagactgcCGAAAAAAGGAAGTGAATCGCGCAAGCAGTGCCACATTGGGGAAGGATGGAAGAGCAGCCCGCTTGTGTGAGGGGCACAGGCGTATCCGTCTATGGCGTGCACCcactacacacacacacacatacgcacacgccctTCGTCATCCCTTTAATCGCTCTCCTTTCTTAGACGccctccccgcctctctctgttggGCATTCATGCGCCTTTCGTGCCGTATCCctttcgctgccgctgctcagcgATGGAAACGGTGATGGAGGATtggcacgcgcacgggcGCGTGCTCATCCCCTTCGCGTCCCTCCctaccatcaccaccgcgaCCCGCCGCTCACCATGAGAATATCGACGCAGTGGAGGGGGGCCAAGATGGAGTGATgggcgcgcgcatgtgtacccgggtgtgtgcggctgcgtggaCGGAGCGAAAACCAGTGGTACGAGCACATaagcccacacgcacgcgtccTACTGGGTTGTGGGGGGAGCAGGGCCTTTGGCGCCCAACAGGCTCTGTTTGATGGCCGCCATGAAACCATCCGAAGCGGCAACTGGCTGCATCGGCTTCCACGCCATCTCGCCCGCCGTGTCCTTCGGCACGCCTCTGCCTACGGTGGGGTCCTCGTCGAAGTACTCACCATCATCCTCGAGCACCACGTGCTGAGGTGGCGACGCCGGAGACGATGACGCTGGTGCAGATGGCATGGATGTATGTGGAGGGCTATGTGTCGTTGTGTGTGGATAGCGAGGCGGGATCGTTCATCATACTGTAGACGTGCTCAGCCAGAGAAAAAGGGGCGAAAGGCGGAGGGCAGCGATGAGCGAgcatggagagagaggcaagtCAGTATCACACCGGCAGCGCGTACTTTTTGAAGTCCTGCGAGAACAGAAACGACTGACAATCAACAGCCGGCGATCCTCGACGACGTCGCTATGGCGCATCATCACCCGCTGCTGGAACGGATATATCTGCCCCTGGGCCgttggagggggagggctgcGATTCACCTACGTAGCGACGCACGTGGAGATGGTGTGCGTTAggagcgaaaagaaaaatggCACGCCACGAAGGCCGAATCGAACGGCTGTGAGAGCAACTCACCTACGGGTTTGAAGCCCGCACCCAGCACCAGCTGAGCTCATCGCGGCTCTCGCTTTTTCTCAAATAAATCACGTCAGCGCGGGAATCGAACCCGCGACCCGATCAGGGTCGAAGGCGCGGCCGATGCAGCCAACATCCGGATATGCTACCGTGGCATCAGCATCAGTGTGCACCTTGGGCACTCTGACTCCGCAGGGCTGTGaagacgtgtgtgtgtgtgtgcatggttacgtgtgcgtgttgggCGAACGAGTACGAGTTGATGGAGGCAGCCGacaggaggaggatgaaggTCAGGCTcgatggcagcagcagtaggcATCACGACTAGAGACGTGTACGAGATTCGGTGCCTCGACGCATGGAGTGCGCGGCAGAGCAGGAGCTCCGCGGCGGACTCACCGAAGGAAACGTGCtcgcagagggggggggcttgcGCACGGAagggtgcgcagctgccaccgCAAACCCGCCGGCGCTCACGTGTTTACCGGTGTcatgtcgctgctgcttcttttTGCTCGCTCTCTATACCGCCTCGCGTGTGAGGCAGCGAAGGGGTGGGCGGGAGGAGTGTGTACGGCGCACGTGTCCCCGGAGAACAGGCAAAAGACGACATGAACGACAAGGAACGCTCGAGGCGGGCGAACGCACTCGCGCGCACATCCCGCTCACCGCCTCAGTCGCATCAGGGGAGAAAAAAGATGTACAGAATGGCGGCTCTATGAAGCGTTGCctcggaggaggaagcgaaggggcagcggcagctgctgccggagTAACTCAACGGTGGATGGTCGGAGGTGGCCGCGAGGGAGGCCGGGTGACctcgcagagagagggaggcgcacaaagacacatgcacatacgcACGTGGACAGAAACGCGCGAGGTCTAAGACACACTTCACTCTCCTCCCAAATCCTCCACAGAGCACGTTTGTGGAGCATCTCCCTCTatctcgctgctgctgttgctcacgcggagacggcgctggaggGTGCAGCAAGAGAAGGGGACAAGATCACGTCGaaggcagcgccatccacaaCAACCGGCGCTGGCACCTTCTGCGCTGCGTAGTACAGCTTAAAGTGCATAAGCCACGCCTCGAAGCGCGCGGCGGGCGTTAGCGGCGACTTCTCCACATCAGCAGTCGCAGTATGAGTCGGCTCCGCCGCTACAGAGGGAGTCTTCTCCGTCCTCTTGCAGGCCTTGCGTGCGTTGCCCTTGGTCACTTTAGAGCGGCCGCGACAGCTGCTTCGGGCTTCATCAGCGGGAACCGGCACAGCTGCGGTCCGCTGCGACAACTCCCACACCACCCACCGGCTCTCCGCCGACCCGCTCAGCACCGCGGCGTCCACGAGGGGCAGCTGGCACCCGTCCTTCAGCTCTACAGCGATGCCCAGCCGCTCCGGGCAGACAACAACCGTTGCCAGAGACGTCACAGGGAGCATGACATAGAAAGGTTTCGTCGCTCTGCCACTCGCACCACTGTCGtggggtgcagcagcagcagcagcggccttgTCCGACGGTGACCGCTGAAGACGCGACCACATCTCGTTGGGGTTCGGCATCGTCCACTTGATGTGCATCGGCGTGAACGTGAGCTGGGTCGGCGCAACGACGGCAGCATCCTCGTGGCGTACCCGCTTTTGCTTCGGCGGAGTTGCCGATGCGGGCGAGTCACGACGGCGTTGCTTGCCGCTCGGTGTGGCCGACTCAACGTCCTTGTCGACGTCAGCATCTGCGTCCGCCTCCAGGTCGCGctcctccctcgccaccCCACGTGCGTCGTAGCTGACGTTGCCAAGCCGCACTGC belongs to Leishmania infantum JPCM5 genome chromosome 6 and includes:
- a CDS encoding kinesin-like protein; translated protein: METEMAPAPSASPPTQLQGDCHMRDTGGTKSSYSEVIRVVTAAGRLTRPMSSPYMLEVLRPPAGGAGHGRSAHRPSMPTRQSPPHSLGNGGGGGGGSSETARVYAFDYCAGPSTTQEEFFDMLEMPALCEAALAGEVVTVLCFGQTGSGKTYSLSGRTLPAPATAGPVSDAPTPLVAEDGLQYQAVHYIARRLKELRRTSRKLKSKRRDSDGAGKGSADRGDDGGVSGASVGASASAATVVTAKCSYVELYQESLYDLLQPDGGDGVRCRWSAAASSFFVEGSLMVECRGREDFLLVLREGQRNRQRGSHALNLDSSRSHVVFTVFFEVRDEAAAATSAEGVDSDGAPSSSPPPGASAPLSSIRYGRLVFVDLAGSERLKKTLSASNAEAGSINKSLFTLGRVLELLSASPPAPSDAMPPAKASTQPPPFIPYRSSVLTQLLMHSLDGHGRTVMVACVSPSALHLEESLRTLHYAERARHIRATPVVHVDAATQARMALEEKVQELRKENALLRRALGLPRVGKLQDGQVEARLEELHRAWAAAQFATPPHEVPPRSAAAPPRLSSTPRKGSPPQQRRATRVSPSRPAVPFVSNGATAASGAVDLRTSSPQTVVMSSTESEADDGPPSATGNADLPSSVPRAAAVSILDLLEALPDTRSMHT